One genomic window of Cyprinus carpio isolate SPL01 chromosome B8, ASM1834038v1, whole genome shotgun sequence includes the following:
- the LOC109094715 gene encoding uncharacterized protein LOC109094715, which translates to MLSSLDKLAAWVLTGFLAILTIFFNMYLLLINQRNYRKSAKHRLNPADFIITAISLASISLQVLTYLWQTLDVIDTVCRISLAGAILLVLIFSVKFIIFWSTAFLTFYYGTKLVVEPVHCYTRIQEAIVKHVHMALAVIVVSGFANCVPLLSVLTYYNGTSSGLSDCGSIMPTDTTGLAYIFYYVIISDIIPGIVMVKCSISISYHLAKHLLDMKASSNGAHGPKLGTQMRVIKMTLSMVVVYVIFLIVDIFAQMTVVLMRQNTLALTVLFASIYTTVSASVLVYGKKSYWKELIASYNLFLDEYPCFSSMKVEEVKTEPHEHSHGH; encoded by the coding sequence ATGCTGTCGTCCTTGGACAAACTCGCGGCCTGGGTGCTGACCGGCTTCTTGGCGATCCTCACCATCTTCTTCAACATGTACCTGCTTCTGATCAACCAGAGGAACTACCGGAAGAGTGCGAAGCACAGACTGAACCCAGCCGACTTCATCATCACAGCCATCTCCCTGGCCAGCATCTCCCTGCAGGTTCTCACGTACTTATGGCAGACACTGGATGTGATCGACACTGTGTGCCGCATCAGCTTGGCGGGGGCCATCCTGCTGGTGCTCATCTTCAGTGTCAAGTTCATCATCTTCTGGAGCACGGCGTTCCTGACCTTCTACTACGGCACTAAACTGGTGGTGGAGCCCGTCCACTGCTACACGCGCATCCAGGAGGCCATCGTCAAACACGTCCACATGGCCCTGGCAGTGATCGTGGTGAGCGGCTTCGCCAATTGCGTTCCTCTGCTGAGCGTGTTAACCTACTACAACGGCACCAGCAGCGGACTGAGTGACTGCGGGTCCATCATGCCCACCGACACCACCGGACTCGCCTACATCTTCTACTACGTGATCATCTCCGACATCATTCCGGGAATTGTGATGGTCAAATGCAGCATTTCCATCTCGTACCACCTGGCCAAACATCTGCTGGACATGAAGGCCAGCAGCAACGGCGCCCACGGGCCCAAGCTCGGCACACAGATGCGGGTCATCAAGATGACTCTCAGTATGGTGGTGGTGTACGTGATCTTCCTGATCGTGGACATCTTCGCGCAGATGACGGTGGTGCTGATGAGGCAGAACACACTGGCCCTGACCGTTCTCTTCGCCAGCATCTACACCACGGTCAGCGCGTCCGTGCTGGTCTACGGGAAGAAAAGCTACTGGAAGGAACTGATCGCATCCTATAACCTGTTTTTAGACGAGTACCCTTGTTTCAGCAGCATGAAGGTGGAAGAAGTCAAAACAGAACCGCATGAGCACAGCCATGGGCACTGA